The proteins below are encoded in one region of Paenisporosarcina cavernae:
- a CDS encoding NAD kinase, protein MERNHVFIYTKTDETSQQKKSILSEKLLQAKFQVVENPKKANIIVSLGSDGAFLQAVRKTEFRQDCLYAGISTTGTLSMYCDFHFHDLETAISSIRSSDIEIRRYPILQVSVDNNPHFYCLNEFSIRSNVIKTFVLDVFIDDLHFETFRGDGMVISTPTGSTAYNKSVNGAVVDPLLPCFQVSELASVNSNKYRTLGSSFLLSNQRKLILSLKLGGNDFPTMGMDNEALSIQHVQQVEVALSDKIIKTVKLKNNSFWEKVKRTYL, encoded by the coding sequence ATGGAACGAAATCATGTCTTTATTTACACAAAAACGGATGAAACATCACAGCAGAAAAAATCGATCTTAAGCGAAAAACTTCTTCAAGCAAAATTTCAAGTAGTGGAAAATCCAAAAAAAGCGAATATTATTGTAAGCTTAGGAAGTGACGGGGCTTTTCTGCAAGCTGTTCGAAAAACGGAATTTCGCCAAGATTGTTTGTATGCAGGAATTTCTACCACCGGCACGCTTTCCATGTATTGCGATTTTCATTTTCATGATTTAGAGACTGCTATTTCTTCTATTCGTTCATCTGACATCGAGATTCGACGATACCCTATTTTACAGGTTAGCGTGGATAACAATCCACACTTTTATTGCTTAAATGAATTTAGCATACGATCAAATGTCATTAAAACGTTCGTTTTAGATGTCTTTATCGATGACTTACACTTCGAAACATTCCGTGGAGATGGTATGGTGATTTCTACACCTACAGGAAGTACAGCGTACAACAAATCGGTTAACGGGGCAGTCGTGGATCCATTACTTCCATGTTTTCAAGTCTCCGAATTGGCTTCTGTGAATAGTAATAAGTATCGGACGTTAGGTTCTTCCTTTCTTCTAAGTAATCAGCGTAAGCTCATTCTTTCTCTAAAACTTGGAGGAAATGATTTCCCTACTATGGGGATGGATAATGAGGCGTTAAGTATTCAACATGTTCAGCAAGTAGAAGTCGCTCTGAGTGATAAAATCATCAAAACCGTCAAATTAAAAAACAACTCGTTTTGGGAAAAAGTAAAACGGACTTATTTATAG
- the rarD gene encoding EamA family transporter RarD, whose product MPVNEKKGIVWAILAYTIWGFLPIYWKMIQEVSSGEILSSRIIWSFVFTFGFVLLIGQRKTIVMDLKTLWMNKRAFWSLVAASVLISGNWFLYIWAVNNGFLIQTSLGYYINPLLSVLLGIIFLKERLTAAQKVAVVVAAVGVAILTFSYGHLPWLALALAATFAFYGLMKKTIPLDALRGLTLETLFILPIAIVYYIYSFIQEDVMFLHSSIKIDILLILSGIATAIPLLLFAKGAQNIPLYLVGFLQYIAPTCMLLLGVIVYKESFGTLDFISFSFIWMGLIVFTISKMAQARAKKKKRII is encoded by the coding sequence ATGCCTGTTAATGAAAAAAAAGGAATTGTGTGGGCAATACTAGCCTATACAATTTGGGGTTTCCTGCCTATATATTGGAAAATGATCCAAGAAGTCTCTAGTGGAGAGATCTTAAGTAGTCGAATCATCTGGTCATTTGTCTTTACTTTTGGATTTGTTTTACTTATCGGACAGCGGAAGACAATTGTGATGGACTTAAAAACGCTGTGGATGAATAAACGCGCTTTTTGGAGTTTAGTTGCTGCATCCGTTCTTATTTCAGGCAATTGGTTTTTATATATTTGGGCAGTTAATAATGGTTTTCTCATCCAAACGAGTTTGGGATATTATATCAATCCGCTATTATCTGTCTTGTTAGGAATCATTTTTCTAAAGGAACGTCTAACAGCCGCTCAGAAAGTAGCAGTAGTTGTTGCCGCAGTCGGAGTAGCCATTTTAACTTTCTCGTATGGTCATCTACCTTGGTTAGCATTAGCTCTTGCAGCGACATTTGCATTTTATGGTTTGATGAAAAAAACCATCCCATTAGACGCTCTTCGAGGATTAACGTTGGAAACGTTATTTATTTTACCAATAGCGATTGTGTATTATATCTATTCGTTCATTCAAGAGGATGTGATGTTTCTTCATAGTTCGATAAAAATTGATATTCTGCTCATTTTATCTGGAATTGCAACTGCCATCCCGCTGCTTTTATTTGCAAAAGGAGCACAAAATATCCCATTATATTTAGTAGGTTTTTTGCAATATATAGCGCCTACTTGCATGTTACTTCTAGGTGTTATCGTTTATAAAGAATCATTCGGAACGCTGGATTTCATCTCATTCTCCTTTATATGGATGGGACTAATTGTCTTCACGATTTCCAAGATGGCACAAGCAAGAGCAAAGAAGAAAAAAAGAATCATATAA
- the mbcS gene encoding acyl-CoA synthetase MbcS — protein MNRADLLAPETYNLVQEFEKYTVDKSKLALKWMNEAGEKKEMTYNELLEEANRVANVFTASGLVPGDVVLVMVPRLIEAYVTYIGALKAGLVVIPSSEMLRAKDIDYRLQHSEAKAIVAYSPFIQQFDQVQGLGNTKNFIIGESAEQWISLTEEMAKASTEFASPATKADDMAFLSYTSGTTGNPKGVVHTHGWAFAHLRTSAEHWLGIHEGDVVWATASPGWQKWIWSPFLATLGSGATGFVYHGKFDASTYLKLLEDEKVNVLCCTPTEYRIMAKAENLSSFDLSSVHSAVSAGEPLNREVIDTFNRVFDLEVRDGYGQTENTLLVGTMKGMPAKPGSMGKPTPGNDVEIIDEFGNPCSVGEVGDIAVHVSTPALFKAYLKDPERTAMQFRGNYYLTGDKASKDEDGYFWFEGRGDDIIISSGYTIGPFEVEDALVKHPSVKECAVIGAPDEIRGSIVKAYVVLVDSATPSPELTEALQHHVKELTAPYKYPRSIQYIEELPKTASGKIRRVELRQQEDKK, from the coding sequence ATGAATCGTGCAGATTTACTCGCACCAGAAACGTATAATTTAGTTCAAGAGTTTGAAAAGTATACCGTAGACAAAAGTAAGCTTGCATTAAAATGGATGAATGAAGCTGGCGAAAAAAAAGAGATGACGTATAACGAGCTTTTAGAAGAAGCAAATCGTGTTGCTAACGTATTCACTGCTTCTGGTCTAGTTCCTGGAGATGTCGTGCTCGTCATGGTTCCCCGTTTAATAGAAGCATACGTCACATATATTGGTGCGTTAAAAGCAGGATTAGTTGTCATTCCAAGTTCAGAAATGCTCCGAGCAAAAGATATTGATTACCGATTACAACATAGTGAAGCGAAAGCGATTGTTGCTTATTCACCTTTCATTCAACAATTTGATCAAGTGCAAGGATTAGGAAATACTAAAAATTTTATCATTGGTGAATCGGCAGAGCAGTGGATATCGCTAACAGAAGAAATGGCAAAAGCTTCTACCGAATTTGCTTCACCAGCAACGAAAGCTGACGACATGGCATTTTTGTCATACACAAGTGGCACAACTGGAAATCCAAAAGGAGTTGTTCATACGCATGGTTGGGCTTTTGCACACTTGCGGACATCTGCGGAACATTGGTTAGGTATTCACGAAGGAGATGTGGTATGGGCAACTGCAAGTCCAGGTTGGCAGAAATGGATTTGGAGTCCTTTTTTAGCGACACTAGGAAGTGGAGCAACAGGATTTGTCTATCACGGAAAATTCGATGCCTCCACTTATTTGAAGTTATTAGAAGATGAAAAAGTGAACGTGCTTTGCTGTACCCCAACAGAATACCGAATTATGGCGAAAGCAGAAAATCTTTCGAGCTTTGATCTTTCTTCCGTTCATAGTGCTGTTTCCGCTGGAGAGCCACTTAATAGAGAAGTGATCGACACATTTAATAGAGTGTTCGATTTAGAAGTACGTGATGGGTATGGTCAAACTGAAAATACCTTATTAGTAGGTACGATGAAAGGGATGCCGGCAAAACCAGGGTCTATGGGAAAACCCACTCCAGGAAATGATGTGGAGATTATTGATGAATTTGGCAACCCTTGTTCCGTAGGAGAAGTAGGGGACATTGCCGTGCATGTATCCACACCTGCATTATTTAAAGCGTATTTAAAAGATCCAGAAAGAACTGCCATGCAATTCCGAGGCAATTACTATTTAACCGGCGACAAAGCATCAAAAGATGAAGATGGTTATTTTTGGTTTGAAGGCCGTGGAGATGATATTATCATTAGTTCCGGCTACACAATCGGACCTTTTGAAGTGGAAGACGCTTTAGTAAAGCATCCGTCCGTGAAAGAATGCGCCGTAATTGGTGCGCCTGATGAAATTCGTGGAAGTATCGTGAAAGCATATGTGGTACTTGTGGATTCTGCAACTCCTTCCCCAGAGTTAACAGAAGCGTTGCAACATCATGTGAAAGAATTAACTGCCCCTTATAAATATCCGCGTTCTATACAATATATAGAAGAATTGCCGAAAACAGCTTCCGGCAAAATCCGACGTGTAGAATTGAGACAACAAGAAGATAAAAAATAA